From Bicyclus anynana chromosome 7, ilBicAnyn1.1, whole genome shotgun sequence, the proteins below share one genomic window:
- the LOC128198275 gene encoding uncharacterized protein LOC128198275, producing MKTKPDIRGNKKTSSSLKERFITLVPRSPNDRIKFFEIYDSDTHKPHIFGSVLNNDTMNNIMDFDQIHHNIDNHGVVNKTRHVKKYASYNVNDNNSRYVNHQAETTKYNNSTVLKVMGKILTKHSQPALWTDFPFVAVYVYEPMQVRCDSAAISPHWLVASATCLYRHHKDLNTKTMNTEGRSAFVTYCGSNWRLPERIAYVKRSFIHPQFQAKHKSRRYLYNIGAIQVLNSMANTCHGWRPVSLMSHQFVADRSGSYAAAVGWGLDRYESQSHAQLISDVPTHPLMLYEGIVYSSACPGNTDYSKVMMLNEESIKNVYCLSLPTSNIGDNDTIHGGLLLIGGKLIALYLKEESKPWGVQSALYTGVWHLIPWLLDVAREGEELDTFVLDM from the exons atgaaaACTAAACCAGACATAAGAGGAAATAAAAAGACATCTTCTTCATTAAAGGAGCGTTTTATAACTCTAGTTCCACGATCGCCGAATGACCGAATAAAATTCTTTGAGATATATGACAGCGATACCCACAAACCTCATATTTTTGGGAGCGTTCTTAATAATGATACAATGAACAATATTATGGATTTTGATCAAATTCATCACAATATTGATAACCATGGTGTTGTTAATAAAACGAGACATGTAAAGAAATATGCCAGTTAcaatgttaatgataacaacAGTCGATATGTTAACCATCAAGCTGAAACGACAAAATACAACAACTCTACAGTACTGAAGGTAATGGGAAAGATTTTGACGAAACATAGTCAACCTGCTTTGTGGACAGACTTTCCTTTTGTTGCAGTTTATGTATATGAACCGATGCAG GTTAGATGTGATTCCGCTGCCATAAGCCCCCACTGGCTCGTAGCATCAGCGACTTGTCTCTATCGTCACCACAAAGATCTTAATACGAAAACTATGAATACAGAAGGAAGGTCGGCTTTCGTGACATATTGCGGTAGCAACTGGAGACTCCCAGAACGCATCGCTTACGTCAAACGAAGCTTCATTCATCCGCAATTCCAAGCGAAGCATAAATCTCGGAGATATCTCTACAATATCG GTGCGATTCAAGTGCTTAATTCAATGGCAAACACATGCCATGGTTGGCGGCCGGTTTCATTGATGTCTCACCAGTTTGTGGCAGACCGCTCCGGCTCCTACGCTGCGGCGGTCGGCTGGGGTCTAGATAG ATACGAATCACAGTCGCACGCACAGCTGATTTCTGATGTACCTACACATCCTCTTATGTTATACGAAGGTATTGTGTACTCCAGCGCTTGTCCTGGAAACACAGATTATAG CAAGGTGATGATGCTAAATGAGGAGAGCATCAAGAATGTCTACTGCTTATCTTTACCAACATCCAATATAGGTGACAATGACACTATCCATGGAGGTTTACTGCTAATTGGAGGAAAATTAATAGCATTATATTTAAAG GAGGAAAGTAAACCTTGGGGCGTCCAGTCGGCGCTATACACAGGGGTCTGGCATCTCATCCCATGGCTGTTAGATGTTGCGCGTGAAGGGGAGGAACTCGACACCTTTGTGTTAGATATGTAA